In Carcharodon carcharias isolate sCarCar2 chromosome 33, sCarCar2.pri, whole genome shotgun sequence, a genomic segment contains:
- the LOC121272288 gene encoding ephrin type-B receptor 3-like — MGHWLLCCLLPAALAVEEMLMNTRLETADLKWTVYPEHGWEEVSGSDDEMNTVRTYEICQVYAPNQNNWLRTTYIPRRGAQRVYVELKFTMRDCLSIPRVPGSCKETFNLYYYESDSDSATQGSPAWMENPYIKVDTVAADSVFPNKKVGRANTKTLNLGPLRSNGFYLAFQDQGACMALLSVRVFFKKCPAMVASFASFPETVTGAEPTSLVIAPGTCIPNAVEVSIPLKLYCNGDGEWIVPVGKCTCGPGYEPAEKHSVCKACAVSNFKASQGEGPCSLCPHKSEATSQGATSCSCQQEHYRASNDPPEMPCTTIPSKPQDLRASVNDTTVTLEWSEPLSKGGREDLSYAVVCQKCAKPASCVPCDEGVRYSPQQTALKQQRVHISHLQGHTLYTFEVQALNGVSGQSSHSPRSATINVTTSQEANAFTIGAVRQTTMTRNSLALQWPVPLQVRGQVLDYEVKYYEKEKNESSASYISSSTNSLSIDGLKNGVVYVVQVRARTEDGYGTFSSKRDFRTLGGDTPSRREELLLIASTASVVFVLLVLAVLVVFCLRKQRVRDPDYSEKQPPNIATLGIKVYIDPFTYEDPNEAVREFAKEIDVSYVKIEEVIGAGEFGEVCRGRLKVPGKREIYVAIKTLKGGYTDKQRRDFLSEASIMGQFDHPNIIHLEGVVTSSCPVMIITEFMENGALDSFLRQNDGQFTPIQLVGMLRGIASGMRYLSDMSYVHRDLAARNILVNSNLVCKVSDFGLSRFLEESSSDPTYTSTLGGKIPIRWTAPEAIAFRKFTTASDVWSYGIVMWEVMSFGERPYWDMSNQDVINAIEQDYRLPPPTDCPTSLHQLMLDCWQKDRNTRPRFGQIVNALDKLIRNPASLKIVTRELGALSQPLLDRGTPHYTTFSTVGDWLKAIKMSRYEENFVNAGFTTFDLVTQVSAEDLLRIGVTLAGHQKKILNSVQAMRTQVKTPLAART, encoded by the exons AAATGTTGATGAACACACGACTGGAGACTGCAGATCTGAAGTGGACTGTGTATCCAGAGCATGGG tGGGAAGAGGTGAGCGGGAGCGATGACGAGATGAACACCGTGAGGACCTATGAGATTTGCCAAGTCTACGCCCCCAACCAGAACAACTGGCTCCGGACCACCTACATCCCTCGGCGGGGAGCCCAGCGGGTCTATGTGGAGCTCAAATTCACCATGCGAGACTGCTTGTCCATCCCCAGGGTGCCGGGATCCTGCAAGGAGACCTTTAACCTCTACTACTACGAGTCCGACTCCGACTCAGCCACTCAGGGCTCACCGGCCTGGATGGAGAACCCTTACATCAAGGTGGACACCGTGGCCGCTGACTCGGTCTTCCCCAACAAGAAGGTGGGCCGGGCCAACACCAAGACCCTCAACCTAGGCCCGCTGAGGAGTAACGGCTTCTACCTGGCCTTCCAGGACCAAGGGGCCTGCATGGCCCTCTTGTCCGTCCGCGTCTTCTTCAAGAAGTGCCCGGCCATGGTGGCCAGCTTCGCCTCCTTCCCCGAGACGGTGACGGGCGCCGAGCCCACCTCGCTGGTCATCGCGCCGGGCACCTGCATCCCCAACGCCGTGGAGGTCTCCATCCCCCTCAAGCTCTACTGCAACGGGGACGGAGAGTGGATCGTGCCGGTCGGGAAGTGCACCTGCGGCCCCGGGTATGAGCCGGCCGAGAAACACAGCGTCTGcaaag CTTGCGCCGTTAGCAATTTCAAGGCCAGCCAAGGCGAGGGCCCTTGCAGCCTTTGTCCCCATAAGAGCGAAGCCACATCCCAGGGCGCCACTTCCTGCAGCTGCCAGCAGGAGCACTACCGAGCCAGCAATGACCCACCTGAGATGCCCTGTACAA CCATTCCCTCGAAACCTCAGGACTTGCGGGCCAGCGTCAACGACACCACAGTGACCCTGGAGTGGAGCGAGCCACTGAGCAAGGGCGGTAGGGAGGACCTCTCCTACGCGGTGGTGTGCCAGAAGTGCGCCAAGCCGGCTTCCTGCGTCCCCTGTGATGAAGGGGTCAGGTACTCCCCTCAGCAGACTGCTCTGAAGCAGCAGCGAGTGCACATCAGCCACCTGCAAGGCCACACCCTGTACACCTTCGAGGTGCAAGCTCTCAACGGAGTGTCAGGACAGAGCTCCCACAGCCCGAGATCCGCCACCATCAACGTCACCACcagtcaggagg CCAACGCCTTCACCATCGGGGCAGTCCGGCAAACGACGATGACCAGGAACAGCCTCGCCCTCCAGTGGCCGGTCCCGCTGCAAGTCCGCGGTCAGGTCTTGGACTATGAGGTCAAGTACTACGAGAAG GAGAAGAACGAGAGCAGCGCCTCGTACATCAGCAGCTCCACCAACTCCCTTTCGATCGACGGCCTCAAGAACGGCGTGGTCTACGTGGTGCAGGTCCGAGCCAGGACTGAGGACGGCTATGGGACGTTCAGCAGCAAGAGGGACTTCCGGACCCTGGGTGGAG ATACCCCAAGCCGTCGCGAGGAGCTCCTGCTCATTGCCAGCACAGCCTCCGTCGTCTTCGTCCTCTTGGTGCTGGCGGTGTTAGTGGTCTTCTGCCTCAG GAAGCAACGCGTACGAGATCCGGACTATTCTGAGAAGCAGCCCCCTAACATCG CTACTCTAGGAATAAAAGTCTACATTGATCCCTTCACCTATGAGGACCCCAACGAGGCTGTCCGAGAGTTTGCCAAGGAGATTGACGTGTCCTACGTTAAGATTGAAGAAGTTATAGGAGCTG GTGAGTTCGGTGAGGTGTGCCGTGGCCGTCTGAAGGTGCCGGGGAAGAGGGAGATCTACGTGGCCATCAAGACGCTGAAGGGCGGCTACACAGACAAGCAACGGCGGGACTTCCTGAGTGAGGCTAGCATCATGGGGCAGTTTGACCACCCCAACATCATTCACCTGGAGGGTGTCGTCACCAGCAGTTGCCCAGTCATGATCATCACCGAGTTTATGGAGAATGGAGCGCTTGACTCCTtcttgagg CAGAACGACGGGCAGTTCACTCCGATCCAGTTGGTGGGGATGCTGAGGGGGATTGCCTCAGGCATGCGGTACCTCTCGGACATGAGCTATGTCCACCGTGACCTGGCCGCCCGCAACATCCTGGTCAACAGCAACCTCGTGTGCAAGGTCTCCGACTTTGGCCTGTCCCGCTTCCTGGAGGAGAGTTCCTCGGACCCCACTTACACCAGCACCTTG GGTGGAAAGATTCCCATCCGGTGGACGGCCCCAGAAGCCATCGCGTTCCGCAAGTTCACCACCGCCAGTGACGTGTGGAGTTACGGGATTGTCATGTGGGAAGTGATGTCTTTTGGTGAAAGGCCCTACTGGGACATGTCAAACCAGGAT GTGATCAACGCCATCGAGCAGGACTACCGGCTACCCCCTCCCACCGACTGCCCCACCTCCCTGCACCAGCTGATGTTGGACTGCTGGCAGAAGGACCGCAACACCAGGCCCCGCTTTGGCCAGATCGTCAACGCCCTGGACAAGCTCATCCGCAACCCGGCCAGCCTGAAGATCGTGACGCGGGAGCTCGGAGC gCTCTCTCAGCCTCTGCTAGACCGCGGAACGCCGCACTACACCACGTTCTCGACCGTCGGAGACTGGCTGAAGGCGATAAAAATGAGCCGTTACGAGGAAAACTTTGTCAACGCCGGATTCACGACCTTTGACCTCGTCACTCAAGTATCAGCAGA GGACCTGTTACGGATCGGAGTGACTCTCGCTGGGCATCAGAAGAAAATCCTCAACAGTGTCCAGGCCATGAGGACTCAGGTGAAAACCCCCTTGGCAGCCCGCACCTGA